One window from the genome of Lynx canadensis isolate LIC74 chromosome E3, mLynCan4.pri.v2, whole genome shotgun sequence encodes:
- the QPRT gene encoding nicotinate-nucleotide pyrophosphorylase [carboxylating] — protein MDPEGLALLLPPATLAALADSWLREDCPGPNHAALVTGAAPAQAALWAKSPGVLAGRPFFDAIFAQVNCQVSWLLPEGSKLAPVAQVAEVRGPAHCLLLGERVALNTLARCSGVASAAAAAVEAARGAGWAGHVAGTRKTTPGFRLVEKYGLLVGGAAAHRFDLGGLVMVKDNHILAAGGVGKAVRGARQVADFSLKVEVEVGSLREAVEAAEAGADLVLLDNFRPEELHATAAGLKARFPSVGVEASGGITLANLPQFCGPHIDIISLGMLTQAAPALDFSLKLFAEGATPVCHAYRT, from the exons GCCTGGCGCTGCTGCTGCCCCCCGCCACTCTGGCCGCCCTGGCAGACAGCTGGCTCCGAGAGGACTGCCCAGGTCCCAACCACGCAGCCTTGGTGACGGGGGCAGCCCCCGCGCAGGCGGCGCTGTGGGCCAAGTCCCCCGGGGTACTGGCCGGGAGGCCTTTCTTCGATGCCATCTTCGCCCAAGTCAACTGCCAGGTCTCCTGGCTCCTCCCCGAGGGCTCCAAGCTGGCGCCCGTGGCCCAGGTGGCCGAGGTCCGGGGCCCCGCCCACTGCCTGCTGCTGGGGGAGCGGGTGGCCTTGAACACGCTGGCCCGCTGCAGCGGGGTGGCCAGCGCCGCGGCCGCGGCAGTGGAGGCCGCGCGGGGGGCCGGCTGGGCCGGGCACGTGGCGGGCACGAGGAAGACCACGCCAGGCTTCCGGCTGGTGGAGAAGTACGGGCTcctggtgggcggggccgccgCCCACCGATTCGACCTGGGAGGGCTGGTGATGGTGAAGGACAACCACATCCTGGCAGCCGGTGGTGTGGGAAAG GCGGTTCGAGGCGCCCGGCAGGTGGCCGACTTCTCCCTGAAGGTGGAGGTCGAGGTGGGCAGTCTGCGGGAGGCTGTGGAGGCGGCCGAGGCAGGCGCAGACCTCGTCCTGCTGGACAACTTCAGGCCCGAG GAACTGCACGCCACGGCCGCTGGGCTGAAGGCCCGCTTCCCGAGTGTGGGCGTGGAGGCCAGCGGGGGCATCACCCTGGCCAACCTGCCTCAGTTCTGCGGGCCCCACATTGACATCATCTCCCTGGGGATGCTGACCCAGGCTGCCCCGGCCCTGGATTTCTCCCTCAAGCTGTTTGCGGAAGGCGCCACTCCAGTGTGCCACGCCTACCGGACCTAA